A window of Festucalex cinctus isolate MCC-2025b chromosome 6, RoL_Fcin_1.0, whole genome shotgun sequence contains these coding sequences:
- the LOC144020995 gene encoding ras and Rab interactor 2-like isoform X3: protein MDSKTSSDNPQDGPMIRSGSFFKLIDAFALEIGELKKEMVHTSPTVDPGPVDRQGPEIEVSGDRSGIYLEPPQRASVRCERDYGYDSLRRRMSVLDRLTQTHPVWLLLTVSEEEATHILLKQPPGVFLVRKSLTLQRKVLSVRLKGDQSGSSISNFPVRESMYTFSLDGSGISFADLFRLVAFYCISRDVLPFPLKLPEAIASAKTQKDLEEVAQLGQGFWDSALCSQRPTSLPPCRPSSRTLSPQRTSRTKEDEGSQQSHTGPQCDSAPPTLRHRPPSSQSDRRHSNATLCLVNPLFFQTRQHRHCEEDPSSHEAGSVPMKPTSGVQAKVRHPDEVKVNRKSQPPPRPPPPRLMLRKRPAPPPPGAPALTTRPKSMPVAIPVAPRQQQAPIRRPAPPPPTMGTKHSSPLKSSPIPVPSIPPPPRPSKPILAHQCHIALDDETIAKALSRVKLPPPVTDDVPLEKSAASPSTQIERGLQRLSDMSMSTSSSDSLDYSQSPGFSLGLDSSQSCHLNHQDTVDDTSEEEDDDDGEEEVEEDYGVGLEADLEMRLRPSFKARRRKVGVSLSGGSFILPRALKGRFRKVSGMLTSLMTPERRAVKKIAELSRDKSSYFGSLVQDYISFVQENRGCHTSGEDFLQTLRQFMTQMKAYLCQSSELDPPIESLIPEDVIEQVLEKAMHKCVLKPLKTFIDVALHDFQVNSGDWQQMKENLALAKSKRPQELGVDGAIPPDPVAIEKIRQKFLSMRKMYSPEKKVSLLLRVCKLIYTIMQDNSGRMYGADDFLPMLTYVVAQCDMPQLDMDIQYMMELLDPSLLQGEGGYYLTSAYGAMALIKNFQEEQAARALSSEARNTLHQWHRRRTAQRSAPTVDDFQVAHLT, encoded by the exons atggactctAAAACGTCAAGCGACAATCCTCAAGATGGGCCCATGATACGAAGTGGCAGCTTCTTCAAG CTGATTGATGCATTTGCGCTGGAGATTGGGGAGTTAAAGAAGGAGATGGTTCACACTTCTCCCACAGTGGACCCAGGCCCCGTGGACAGACAAGG GCCAGAGATTGAGGTGAGCGGTGACAGGAGTGGAATTTACCTGGAGCCCCCTCAACGTGCCAGCGTGAGGTGTGAAAGGGATTATGGATATGACTCACTCcggaggaggatgagcgtgttgGACAGACTGACTCAAACGCACCCCGTGTGGCTGCTGCTAACAGTCAGTGAAGAGGAGGCCACCCACATCCTCCTTAAACAGCCGCCAGGG gttTTCTTGGTAAGGAAGTCGCTCACTCTGCAGAGGAAGGTCCTCTCTGTTCGGCTCAAAGGGGATCAGTCAGGAAGCTCCATCAGCAACTTCCCTGTCAGGgagagcatgtata cattttCTCTCGATGGATCTGGGATCAGCTTTGCAGATCTTTTCCGTCTGGTGGCTTTCTACTGTATAAGCAG GGATGTGTTGCCCTTCCCTCTCAAACTCCCAGAAGCCATTGCATCTGCCAAGACACAAAAAGATCTGGAGGAAGTGGCTCAACTTGGACAAG GCTTTTGGGACTCTGCCCTGTGCAGCCAGCGTCcgacctccctccctccctgtcGCCCTTCGAGCCGGACCCTCAGCCCCCAGCGGACGAGCAGGACCAAAGAGGACGAGGGGTCGCAGCAGAGTCATACTGGGCCCCAGTGTGACAGCGCGCCACCAACTTTACGTCACCGGCCTCCTTCCTCTCAAAGTGACAGAAGGCATTCCAACGCTACGCTGTGCTTGGTCAACCCACTGTTTTTCCAGACACGGCAGCACCGCCACTGTGAGGAAGATCCATCTTCACATGAGGCTGGAAGCGTGCCTATGAAACCCACAAGTGGCGTCCAAGCAAAGGTGCGGCATCCGGACGAGGTTAAGGTGAACCGCAAATCGCAACCCCCTCCTCGACCGCCGCCGCCTCGCTTGATGCTGCGCAAGCGACCGGCCCCACCTCCACCTGGAGCTCCAGCACTTACCACCAGACCCAAAAGCATGCCAGTGGCTATTCCTGTGGCCCCAAGGCAACAACAGGCCCCCATCAGGCGCCCGGCCCCGCCTCCACCAACAATGGGTACTAAACACAGCAGCCCACTGAAAAGTTCACCGATCCCTGTGCCTTCAATCCCACCACCTCCAAGACCCAGTAAGCCCATTTTGGCTCACCAGTGCCACATCGCCCTTGATGATGAGACCATTGCTAAAGCCTTGTCTCGAGTCAAGCTGCCACCTCCCGTTACGGATGATGTTCCGCTGGAGAAAAGCGCCGCGAGTCCATCGACCCAAATCGAGAGAGGACTTCAACGGCTCAGTGACATGAGCATGTCTACTTCTTCCTCTGATTCTTTGGACTATTCACAGTCGCCCGGGTTCTCCCTGGGCCTCGACTCCAGCCAGTCATGCCATCTTAACCATCAAGACACTGTCGACGACACTagtgaggaggaggatgacgaTGACGGCGAAGAGGAAGTGGAGGAGGACTATGGGGTGGGCCTTGAGGCCGACTTGGAAATGCGTCTCCGTCCGTCCTTCAAAGCTCGAAGGCGCAAGGTGGGGGTGAGTCTAAGCGGGGGATCATTTATTCTTCCCCGGGCCTTGAAGGGACGCTTTCGCAAGGTCAGCGGTATGCTCACCTCCTTGATGACTCCAGAAAGACGGGCAGTGAAAAAGATAGCTGAGCTTTCCAGGGATAAAAGTTCGTATTTTGGCTCACTGGTCCAGGACTATATAAGCTTTGTTCAGGAGAATCGTGGTTGCCACACATCAGGGGAGGATTTTCTGCAGACGCTCAGGCAGTTTATGACGCAGATGAAAGCTTACCTGTGCCAAAGCTCTGAACTGGACCCTCCAATAGAGTCGCTCATCCCTGAAGATGTGATTG AACAGGTGCTGGAAAAAGCCATGCACAAGTGTGTACTGAAGCCTCTGAAGACTTTCATCGACGTGGCCTTACATGACTTCCAG GTGAATAGTGGAGATTGGCAGCAGATGAAAGAGAATTTGGCCTTGGCTAAGTCCAAGAGGCCTCAGGAGCTGGGAGTGGATGGTGCGATACCACCTGACCCCGTGGCCATTGAGAAGATTAGACAGAAGTTTCTTAGTATGCGGAAGATGTACTCACCTGAGAAAAAGGTGTCACTCCTGTTACGTGTGTGCAAGCTCATCTACACCATCATGCAGGACAACTCAG GGAGGATGTACGGTGCTGATGACTTCCTGCCCATGTTGACGTATGTGGTGGCGCAATGTGACATGCCTCAGCTGGACATGGACATCCAGTACATGATGGAGCTGCTGGATCCATCTCTTCTTCAAGGAGAAG GAGGTTACTACCTGACAAGTGCTTATGGGGCTATGGCCCTCATCAAGAATTTCCAGGAGGAGCAAGCAGCGAGGGCACTGAGCTCTGAGGCTAGAAACACTTTACATCAATGGCACCGCCGCCGCACTGCTCAGCGTTCGGCACCCACCGTGGATGACTTTCAGGTAGCACACCTGACCTGA
- the LOC144020995 gene encoding ras and Rab interactor 2-like isoform X2 — MDSKTSSDNPQDGPMIRSGSFFKLIDAFALEIGELKKEMVHTSPTVDPGPVDRQGPEIEVSGDRSGIYLEPPQRASVRCERDYGYDSLRRRMSVLDRLTQTHPVWLLLTVSEEEATHILLKQPPGVFLVRKSLTLQRKVLSVRLKGDQSGSSISNFPVRESMYTFSLDGSGISFADLFRLVAFYCISRDVLPFPLKLPEAIASAKTQKDLEEVAQLGQGFWDSALCSQRPTSLPPCRPSSRTLSPQRTSRTKEDEGSQQSHTGPQCDSAPPTLRHRPPSSQSDRRHSNATLCLVNPLFFQTRQHRHCEEDPSSHEAGSVPMKPTSGVQAKVRHPDEVKVNRKSQPPPRPPPPRLMLRKRPAPPPPGAPALTTRPKSMPVAIPVAPRQQQAPIRRPAPPPPTMGTKHSSPLKSSPIPVPSIPPPPRPSKPILAHQCHIALDDETIAKALSRVKLPPPVTDDVPLEKSAASPSTQIERGLQRLSDMSMSTSSSDSLDYSQSPGFSLGLDSSQSCHLNHQDTVDDTSEEEDDDDGEEEVEEDYGVGLEADLEMRLRPSFKARRRKVGVSLSGGSFILPRALKGRFRKVSGMLTSLMTPERRAVKKIAELSRDKSSYFGSLVQDYISFVQENRGCHTSGEDFLQTLRQFMTQMKAYLCQSSELDPPIESLIPEDVIEQVLEKAMHKCVLKPLKTFIDVALHDFQVNSGDWQQMKENLALAKSKRPQELGVDGAIPPDPVAIEKIRQKFLSMRKMYSPEKKVSLLLRVCKLIYTIMQDNSGRMYGADDFLPMLTYVVAQCDMPQLDMDIQYMMELLDPSLLQGEGGYYLTSAYGAMALIKNFQEEQAARALSSEARNTLHQWHRRRTAQRSAPTVDDFQSIQKTLMQPLN, encoded by the exons atggactctAAAACGTCAAGCGACAATCCTCAAGATGGGCCCATGATACGAAGTGGCAGCTTCTTCAAG CTGATTGATGCATTTGCGCTGGAGATTGGGGAGTTAAAGAAGGAGATGGTTCACACTTCTCCCACAGTGGACCCAGGCCCCGTGGACAGACAAGG GCCAGAGATTGAGGTGAGCGGTGACAGGAGTGGAATTTACCTGGAGCCCCCTCAACGTGCCAGCGTGAGGTGTGAAAGGGATTATGGATATGACTCACTCcggaggaggatgagcgtgttgGACAGACTGACTCAAACGCACCCCGTGTGGCTGCTGCTAACAGTCAGTGAAGAGGAGGCCACCCACATCCTCCTTAAACAGCCGCCAGGG gttTTCTTGGTAAGGAAGTCGCTCACTCTGCAGAGGAAGGTCCTCTCTGTTCGGCTCAAAGGGGATCAGTCAGGAAGCTCCATCAGCAACTTCCCTGTCAGGgagagcatgtata cattttCTCTCGATGGATCTGGGATCAGCTTTGCAGATCTTTTCCGTCTGGTGGCTTTCTACTGTATAAGCAG GGATGTGTTGCCCTTCCCTCTCAAACTCCCAGAAGCCATTGCATCTGCCAAGACACAAAAAGATCTGGAGGAAGTGGCTCAACTTGGACAAG GCTTTTGGGACTCTGCCCTGTGCAGCCAGCGTCcgacctccctccctccctgtcGCCCTTCGAGCCGGACCCTCAGCCCCCAGCGGACGAGCAGGACCAAAGAGGACGAGGGGTCGCAGCAGAGTCATACTGGGCCCCAGTGTGACAGCGCGCCACCAACTTTACGTCACCGGCCTCCTTCCTCTCAAAGTGACAGAAGGCATTCCAACGCTACGCTGTGCTTGGTCAACCCACTGTTTTTCCAGACACGGCAGCACCGCCACTGTGAGGAAGATCCATCTTCACATGAGGCTGGAAGCGTGCCTATGAAACCCACAAGTGGCGTCCAAGCAAAGGTGCGGCATCCGGACGAGGTTAAGGTGAACCGCAAATCGCAACCCCCTCCTCGACCGCCGCCGCCTCGCTTGATGCTGCGCAAGCGACCGGCCCCACCTCCACCTGGAGCTCCAGCACTTACCACCAGACCCAAAAGCATGCCAGTGGCTATTCCTGTGGCCCCAAGGCAACAACAGGCCCCCATCAGGCGCCCGGCCCCGCCTCCACCAACAATGGGTACTAAACACAGCAGCCCACTGAAAAGTTCACCGATCCCTGTGCCTTCAATCCCACCACCTCCAAGACCCAGTAAGCCCATTTTGGCTCACCAGTGCCACATCGCCCTTGATGATGAGACCATTGCTAAAGCCTTGTCTCGAGTCAAGCTGCCACCTCCCGTTACGGATGATGTTCCGCTGGAGAAAAGCGCCGCGAGTCCATCGACCCAAATCGAGAGAGGACTTCAACGGCTCAGTGACATGAGCATGTCTACTTCTTCCTCTGATTCTTTGGACTATTCACAGTCGCCCGGGTTCTCCCTGGGCCTCGACTCCAGCCAGTCATGCCATCTTAACCATCAAGACACTGTCGACGACACTagtgaggaggaggatgacgaTGACGGCGAAGAGGAAGTGGAGGAGGACTATGGGGTGGGCCTTGAGGCCGACTTGGAAATGCGTCTCCGTCCGTCCTTCAAAGCTCGAAGGCGCAAGGTGGGGGTGAGTCTAAGCGGGGGATCATTTATTCTTCCCCGGGCCTTGAAGGGACGCTTTCGCAAGGTCAGCGGTATGCTCACCTCCTTGATGACTCCAGAAAGACGGGCAGTGAAAAAGATAGCTGAGCTTTCCAGGGATAAAAGTTCGTATTTTGGCTCACTGGTCCAGGACTATATAAGCTTTGTTCAGGAGAATCGTGGTTGCCACACATCAGGGGAGGATTTTCTGCAGACGCTCAGGCAGTTTATGACGCAGATGAAAGCTTACCTGTGCCAAAGCTCTGAACTGGACCCTCCAATAGAGTCGCTCATCCCTGAAGATGTGATTG AACAGGTGCTGGAAAAAGCCATGCACAAGTGTGTACTGAAGCCTCTGAAGACTTTCATCGACGTGGCCTTACATGACTTCCAG GTGAATAGTGGAGATTGGCAGCAGATGAAAGAGAATTTGGCCTTGGCTAAGTCCAAGAGGCCTCAGGAGCTGGGAGTGGATGGTGCGATACCACCTGACCCCGTGGCCATTGAGAAGATTAGACAGAAGTTTCTTAGTATGCGGAAGATGTACTCACCTGAGAAAAAGGTGTCACTCCTGTTACGTGTGTGCAAGCTCATCTACACCATCATGCAGGACAACTCAG GGAGGATGTACGGTGCTGATGACTTCCTGCCCATGTTGACGTATGTGGTGGCGCAATGTGACATGCCTCAGCTGGACATGGACATCCAGTACATGATGGAGCTGCTGGATCCATCTCTTCTTCAAGGAGAAG GAGGTTACTACCTGACAAGTGCTTATGGGGCTATGGCCCTCATCAAGAATTTCCAGGAGGAGCAAGCAGCGAGGGCACTGAGCTCTGAGGCTAGAAACACTTTACATCAATGGCACCGCCGCCGCACTGCTCAGCGTTCGGCACCCACCGTGGATGACTTTCAG agcatacagaagactttaatgcagcctctgaactga